Genomic DNA from Corylus avellana chromosome ca4, CavTom2PMs-1.0:
gaaggttgtgcgctcgagcttagctgaTGTGCATGCGAGCGCATGCGTGCGCTCGATCCTGGGCTGCAGGTGCTCAAGCGCAGGCGCGCTCGATCTCAAGAacagctgcgctcgatcccaagtCCAGAATGCTCCAgcttttgcccttttaagcccaattttcaatggtttgccaaataaaacctaaaaaaaaaagaaaacaaaaaaaacaaaaaaaaagaaaacaaaaacaaataacaaaaatcaaacaaataacaatgttaaagaattaacatatgtaaattaagggcttgaatgtgcaacattcggcgcttatcacacttCCCCAACTATATCGCAATAGAAACTTACAGGTTTCTATGGTCAGCCAGATCCTAGCAAGAGACCGGAGGTGTTGAGTTTACTTCGACACATCGCTCGGATGGATCCTATCCCTTGGGCCTGTCTtggtgattttaatgaaatccTTAATGCAGATGAAAAATTTAGAGGGAATAGACGCCAAAGGGGCTTGAtggaaaatttccaaaataccttGGAGGTGTGTGGTTTGTCAGACTTGGGATATAGGGGACCCAAATATACATGGAATAATGGTAGGGAAGGGGTTGAGTTTACAAAGGAGAGACTCGACCGAGTGGTGGCAAATTAGGAGTGGAGTGAACTACATCACAGGTTGGAGGTTGTGGTTGGGGTTTTACTTTGTTCCGACCATTCCCCACTTTTGGTGTTGCTAAAGGACCAGGTTACAAAACATAAGGAACCAcacaaattcaaatttgaggctGGGTGGGACTTGCATGCTAAGTGTCATGAAATCATAGCAAAATCGTGGGAGGGAAATATGACCCATGCAGCAAACCCATGGCAAAGGATGTCGTGCAAAATGGAAGAGTCCAAAAAATCCTTGATGCATTGGCAACGAGAAGAGGTGGAGAAACCGAACTGGGCTTTTGTTGAGCAATGTAAAAAGCTGGCTGTTTTACAAGGGGCAGAAATTGCACCGGATGTGGAGAAAGCCATAGAACTccaaaaagatttaaaaatctTGATGGAGCAAGAGGATTTAAAATGGAGGCAGCGGGCAAAAACGGATTGGCTTAAATTTGGCGACCAAAACTCAAAGTTTTTTCACGCATGTGCAAGCCAACGACGGAAGGTgaataaaattggtcaaatccGGGATGAGAGAGGTGGCTTATGGGACGATCAAGTAGGGATTGGAGGGGCTTTTGAAAGTTATTTTGCTGGCTTGTTTACTGCAGGAGACGCTGTACATTATGATGTGTGCTTGGGTGGTTTGGAAGGACGAAAAACGATTCCCTTGTGAGGCCTTTTACCAAGGAAGAAATTCGGACTGCTCTATTTCAAATGGCTCCTCTAAAAGCCCTTGGACCTATGGTTTCAATGCTGGCTTCTTCCAAAAACACTGGGACATTGTGGGACCTGAGGTTTGCAAAGATACTCTCTATTCTCTAAATAATGATGTTCTTGATAGTGAGCTAAACTCTACTTTTATAGCACTTAttcccaaaattaaaaatcccaCCAGTGTCACGGAATTTAGACCGATTAGTTTGTGCAATGtcctttataaaattattttgaaagttttggcTAATCGGCTTAAGGTGTTTTTACCCCCACATTATCTCCCCATACCAGAGTGCTTTTATCATAGGGAGGTTGATCTCTAATAATATTTTGGCTGCCTATGAAACCCTTTATACGATGCACATGCGGATGAGGGGTAAGAAAGGCTATATGGCGGTCAAAATTgatatgagtaaagcctatGACAGGATGGAATGGGGGTTTTTGGAGGCAGTAATGGGAAGAATGGATTTTGCTCTGAGGTGGATTCAACTTGCCATGATGTGTGTTACCTCAGCGCACTGTGCAGTTTTGGTGAATGGGATACCGATGGGAAGGATTATCCCTACTTGGGGTATTCGACAAGGCGACCCTATTTCTCCatatttattcttgatttgTGTGGAAGCTTTGAGCTCTTCACTATTGGCAGTGGATAGAGAGAGTGTGTTAGAGGGAGTACCTACATCCAGGAGGGGTCCTTGACTCAATCACCTcttttttgctgatgatagtTTACTTTTTTGCATAGCGGATTTGGGTCACTGGAATAGATTATCTTTTCTACTCCATAACTATGAAATTGCCTCGGGTCAAAGATTGAACACTTCCAAGACAGCTATCTATTTTAGTCAGAACACCCCTCAAGCGGTTAGATAGACAATTCTTGATGTGTCAAGAATCCCAAGCTCCCAGAGATATGATACGTACTTGGGATTGCCAGCTTTGGTGGGGAAATCTCGTACAAAAGAATTTAAGAGTATTATTGATAGAGTGTGGAAGCGTCTGGAAGATTGGAAACTTAAACTTCTATCTTAAGCAGGGAGGGAAATATTACTAAAGGCGGTGATACAAGCCATTCCAACTTATTGTATGAATGTCTTCATGCTTCCCAAAGCATTGTGTTCCAAGATCAACTCTCTTATGCAACAATTCTGGTGGGGAGCTTCGAgtatacattggatgagttggagcaaAATGGGCATTCCAAAAATCTAAAGGAGGTATAGGATTTAGggatttcaaatgttttaataaaGCACTCCTTGCTAAGCAGTGTTGGTGGCTTTAGCGGACACCAGATAGTCTAGTCTCCCGAATTATGATGGCAAAGTATTATGTTAATAGTTCCGTTCTTGAGGCAAAATTAGGGAGTAAGCCATCCTATGCATGGAGGAGTATCTTGAGCTCTTGTGACCTATTAAAGGAAAGACTATTTTGGAAGATAGGAAATGGAGAAAACATGAAGATTTGGGGTGATAAATGGGTTCCAATTCCTACAACCTTTGTAATCCAATCGGTCAAGGGATGCTAAATCTGGATGCTAAAGTTGTGGAACTCATTGATAGAGATCTACATGGATGGAACAAAAGGTTGCTCGAAACCTTGTTTCTCCCTGAGGAGGTAAATGCAATTCTGAAGATCCCTATCAGCACACACGACATTGATGTGGTCATATGGAGGGACACGACCAATGGCTTGTTTACAGTTAAAAGTGCCTACCATGTGGCCATGAGACAGGCATCACAATTGCAAGCCGGCAGCTCTTCTAGCATTGAAGACAAGGCGATGTGGGGTAGTTTGTGGAGATTACAAATTCCCAATGCGGAGAAGAATTTCCTATGGAGAACATGCCATGAGATCCTCCCAACAAAAGTGAGTCTTTATAGAAGAAAGGTTACCACAGATGCGTTATGCCTTATTTGTGCTCTTGAGGAGGAGATGTGTTTCCATATCTTGTGGGGCTGCCCCTCATCGAGAGATGTGTGGAGTGGGAGTATAAAGAAGTTTCAtaagagttctctaaatggccCAACATTTGGGTGGGTGGTGGAGGCAATGTTCAAGACGTGCGATAAAGAGGAACCCCGGCTGTTTGCGGGGATTGCACGACGAGTGTGGTTCTGGAGAAAAGAGTTTGTTCATGGGGGTTCTTTCACTCACCCGAACGTGCTGGTCCAACAAGCTAGAGATGCTATAGCTGATTTTTCTGCAGCAAATGCTCGAAAGGTAGCTCCCGTTTCCACTCTCGAagaacctaatgggggcaaCAGCTTGTGTAGCCTTTGAGGTGGTGCTTACTGTTGTCTGTCATCTGGTAGGAAGAGAGTGGAAAGTGGGAAGGGATGTTTACTAGAATGAATTCTTGAGATGTAATGCAACCATGCAGGAGTTTTTTTAAACTCTTACTGATCTGATTTATTGATNNNNNNNNNNNNNNNNNNNNNNNNNNNNNNNNNNNNNNNNNNNNNNNNNNNNNNNNNNNNNNNNNNNNNNNNNNNNNNNNNNNNNNNNNNNNNNNNNNNNtttctttcctttttcctcttctttcttcctcctcccaCACGCAGCTCACACAGCTCCTCCCTCTTCTCAACCATTTTTTCACCGCCGGCCACCCATTCCTCTGCCGTCGCCGCACATTTCCCCCGCTCCATCTCACAGTACTCACTCACTCTCTCACCCGCTCCggctagctctctctctctctctctctaacggCCAGACACCGTTCGTCCTCGCTGTTGCTGTCTTCGTGTCTGGCTGTTCCTCGGCCTCAGTTTATCCATCTCCGACTGCAGCTTCTCTGCTTTTGATACAATGTTTGTGATCCTCTTTTCTTGGAAATTATTTTCTACATCAAGAATCCATTTGTAGTTTGCttgttgatgtatatatgcatttgtAGTTTGCTTGTTGACGTATATATGcattgtaattttgtttggaaGGGAGTTAATCATTAGATGATAAATACCCATTATGCTTTGCCAGCAACTGGATCTCTGTCGAGCAGAGTGTAAGAGATCAGGTGGAAATGGGAGGGCAGCAATCTAGGGGGATACAAAATGATTGATGGTTTTAATGATAGTATTTCATACAAATAGGATTCAAGCATAGAGTTGCTTTTGGGAGATTTTGTATACCTTGAAAAGGCCCAAAATGACCCCATTTGGACGAATTGAGATTTATTTGAGTAAATTGGGATTTAAAATGGATTAGGATTATTCTCAATTGAttaatggaaataaaaaaaatacaacaatattaaattttgataataaaataactaatcTTCCTAAGAACTTATGTTGTTAAAAAGGATTTTCTCCGTTTTAAGTAAAATGGACATAGATCGGTTTTACggttaggattttatttgttgcATTTAGAGGCATACATAgtgtcatgtcatttaaaaattttaaatgatgtatcaacatatacaccattagctataaaatttaactttaacCATGAAATAGTTtatctccattttatttaaaagatctcatgtattttttttcgacggtccaaatttaattttactcgctttctttctttctcatgaAAAATTTGGCATTAAATCTGGACCGTTAAAAAAGTTATATAgatctatatataatttataggATTCAAGAGGGAGATTTAAGGCCTCTAAGAGGCTGAAATTTATGTTCTGAAACATAGAAGAAGAATGAGATATTAAGGCttagaaacaaaaagagaaaaacaaaggaataaCCATGGCAATTTAAAACCTTAATGAAAATAACATTAGGATATGATTTAGCCATTGGTGCACTTTGTTTGGAaagattgtaagaattttatatgATTGTGTATTTTTCTCTAGAATTCATAATCTGATTGTTGTGAATAATTTCGGTCAACTGCCAAAGGTAATACATGAGATCAACAGAACCATCATGCAATAATTCTATATGTTTTTTCCATGTTATGACGAGATGCAATATGTTGNNNNNNNNNNNNNNNNNNNNNNNNNNNNNNNNNNNNNNNNNNNNNNNNNNNNNNNNNNNNNNNNNNNNNNNNNNNNNNNNNNNNNNNNNNNNNNNNNNNNCACAAATTCTTCTTTTCCATGAGCTTTCAGACAATGAAGCCGTTGAAAGTTGAAACAGGAAGAAGACGAAGTGGATTGCAGTACATAGTGCTTAAGCTTGCACAAGTTATAAAACgaaaattgtgatatttgcaAGGTTAATTAAAAGCTCACTACCAGCATTAAT
This window encodes:
- the LOC132178157 gene encoding uncharacterized protein LOC132178157, which gives rise to MTHAANPWQRMSCKMEESKKSLMHWQREEVEKPNWAFVEQCKKLAVLQGAEIAPDVEKAIELQKDLKILMEQEDLKWRQRAKTDWLKFGDQNSKFFHACASQRRKETLYIMMCAWVVWKDEKRFPCEAFYQGRNSDCSISNGSSKSPWTYGFNAGFFQKHWDIVGPESAFIIGRLISNNILAAYETLYTMHMRMRGKKGYMAVKIDMSKAYDRMEWGFLEAVMGRMDFALRWIQLAMMCVTSAHCAVLVNGIPMGRIIPTWGIRQGDPISPYLFLICVEALSSSLLAVDRESVLEGVPTSRRGP